The sequence GGAGGGGCATGGTTCAAGAGGGTGTGGGGCTTGGGGGCAGGTAGAAAGGCCTGGGGGCAGCATTTGAGCCCCGGGTCTGAGGTTCTCCATCCACGTCTAAGAGAAACAGGAAGGATTGTGAACTATGTGTATAGGCAATCACAGATAACATGCCAGTGGTTGGAAGTACGCAGGGAAGAAATGCTGCAAAAAGTAGCCTACTTTCTTCTCTTTTGTAGATTGATCCCAACAGCATTGCTGCGAAAGATGGTCGCATCAGAGAGGGCGATCGTATAATTCAGGTGAGTTTATGTTATATGAAATCCTATTACAGTTTCTTCAGTTATCCTATTATGTGACATTTCCAACAGatgagccactgtggtgtagtagttagtgtctcagactagaacctgggagaccagggtttgaatccccactctgccatgaaactcgctgggagaccttgggccagtcactgcctctctccctaacctgcctcacaggattgttgtgcagattaaatgaggagcaggGAGAAGCATGCCAGGCACCTTGAAGTCCttgcggggggggaggggggctagaAATGCAGTAAGTAGAATAAAATATATAAGAAAATGTATTTCAAAAGTCCCCAGTATAAATATTCCCCCAAATAAGTCTTTTGATGAAATACCTGAAGGCCAGATGCTCGCAGTTTAGGGCAAATGCAGTCGTGTTTACTTTCATAGATCAGCCATGAAAGCCAAAGTGTTGCCTGACAGCATTATGTTTGTGAGAAACTACCAATGGGGACAGTTCAACAGTCTCTGAACACTGGCGTAATGTTATTGAATTTGCCATCATACAGCGCTTTTAGCAGGCAAAGAGATTTATCATCTTTATTTTATTCAGCCTCAAAACAGCCCTGTGAATCCCAGTTGTCACATTACTTTCTGATGCTGTAAAGTTTATGTGGCAGGAGCAGGTATTTATCTTGCCAGGGCAAAGTTTTAAATACTAGATCCTGTCCTGCCTTGGAAAAAAGCAGCACTCTCTATGTGATGAGGCACTTAAAACGAGTTGCCAATCAAAACTGTTGATTTAAAGTTACATGTTGTGCCAAATCCCTACCATGCCCCCAGCCCGTTTCATGAAAACCTTTACCCTCAGAGAAAGCAGTCTGTGGTTTTCAGCATcatctaacttttttttttggggggggggtttagggAATCTATTTAAAAGAAATCAAATCCTCCAGAGCACTTCAGTGCTGCATAGGAAGCCACACTCCTTCAAAAGCCTAATGAAGGCAATACTGATAtagagttgtatccaacaaagttgtcCTGTTCGCACCTCTATCTCCCCACATCCCAGCCAAATCTGCattggagggttgggggaacctccagaacagatttggggtacACACAGGGAGAAGCACTTCCATTGCACAAGGAGAAGTTCTTGCATGAACAGGgtgacttcattggatacaaccccaaaCATTCTCATAATAGGCATTTCAGGAAGCATGAGATGTTGAGAAGCtggtatgaatgaatgaagctTTAAATTAAGACCACACACCATTTGTCCACTTCATAATGGCCACTGtacttccttcccccaccccaaaataacaAGTGATCTATTTTCTAAGGTCATTTCTTTGGAAATAACTGGGCAAAAATAACTGCCACAGCATTAGTTAGAGTAGGTGCTTGGTGACCTCTTTACATAAAAAGTATCTCTGAGAGTTGGGTGTGAATCATTTCCAGTGAGTCTGAAGGGCACTGACCTTGGTCAAGGCAGGCCAGTGGCTTTATGGGTAAACTTAGAATTGAAGTCATGACTCTGACATGAGGCTTTCGTTCATTTCAGTGCAGCTGGTTCTGAAGAATACTCCATATGAGGCAAATGTGTCTAAACGCCAGATTAAAATTCTCTGCATAGAGttgcatgttttttaaaaatataagtgCACTTCACATATAATTTCTGAGTTCTTTCTTTTGGATTTCTATATAATGGGATTTGAATTTCTTTCTCCAGATAAATGGCATAGAGATACAGAATCGTGAAGAAGCTGTGGCACTTCttaccagtgaagaaagcaaGAACGTTTCCTTGCTCATAGCAAGGCCAGAAATTCTCCAGGTGCTGCATCtgattattattagttattgctTATACAGCACCATCAATGGGCATTGTGCTTTATAGAGCATGATGCTTCCAACAGTTGAGGCTGATAGAGCTGGGTGAGTGAAGATACCGGTAGAGATGCATCAACATATGAGAGCAGAGAAGCTAGGAAGGGTGAGGCTACTGAGGGCAAGGACATGGTGCTAGAGTTGCAAGCAAACAGCACCTTCAGATAGTGTGTCCCCAGCCCAGTCTGACATGTTACTACACAGGATTCAGAATAAACTGTCTGGCATAGTGCTGATTATTGTGCAAAACTGCACACATGCGGCCTCACTATGTCCCAATCTCACTCATCCAACATTAACTAGCTGTGTGCTGCAATAGTCCAGCTGTAGACTTGACCAGAGTGATTGTTCGTGGTGGATGGGGGATTGGCATTGACCTCCCAGCAGtgaagttgctgctgcttactgggaggaagagtgggaggggcaaggcagtgAGGAGGTTGGCACTGTGCAACTGGCCAGCGGGGCCAATGCAGTGCTGCTGCCAATGCATTTGCACAGCGCTAACCTCCCCACCGCTTTCCCCTCCCAAGTTCCCTCCTGGTAAGCGGCAGTGACTCTGCGCccgggaggtcaggtaagcattACCACCCCACCATCTGCTACTGGCGATAGCACCCATGCCTTGTACATCATGCTGTTTTTAGCAAGCCAAAATTATTGCCTGTTTTATGGTAGTGCTGCATTACTATTGCATGCATGCAGTTCCCAACGCATCTGGATTCTTTAACTCACCAACAGATCTGTTTCTAGGAATTAACGAGGGTGGAGGAAATTATTTTCCCATCACATGAAACTTCATAATGCATTGTGCTTTCTGTCAAGAACTGGAATATCCTTCTGCACTTCAGATTCACATCAGGCAAGGAAGGAAGCACAACTCGTATGCTGAGGTTGTTACAAGCTGTGCATGAAATAAGTCAGATTCCCAGAAAAGCAGTTCTTAAGTTCCCTTTATTTATTGAGTCACATCCGCATAGCAATATTCAGTgcatttgttttgtatttcttcTCCTTGTAGCTGGAtgaaggatggatggatgatgaCAGAAATGATTTTCTGGATGATTTACACATGGACATGCTGGAGGAACAGCACCATCAGGCAATGCAGTTTACTGCCAGCATGCTTCAGCAGGTAAATGTCATTGTACTTTGTTAGGTGAAATACCTTATTGTCAAACCAAAGTCATGCTGTTCCCTGGCTCTTATTTAAGCATTGCATTAAACATTTCTTACATATGCTGTGAGCCTTTCCTAGGATGGAAAAGAACAGCTGTCTCTGAATAAGAATAACTGACAAGAGAGCATCCTACAATTGTATAATTTCTTCACTGCACCCTCATTACTTAAGGGACTGCCCACACCTGCACTCAGTTTCTTTTTGAGCACTGTCCATTTCATTCAAGTGGTTAAGATTCTGCTTTTCCACCTGTCCCAAACATCTTACAATGTATCATTAATCCCTTTGGTCTTCCAACCCAAGCCCTTATCCTGAGTGATGGGGAAACTGTGTAAGGGCATCCACTACACACCATAGGATACTGCTgtccactgagtcagaccactggtcaatTTAGTTCATGGTTGTCTGCACTCACCAGTAGCAGCATTTCAGCCAagggacattctcagccctaAATGGAAATGCTAGGGGTTGAAACTCGAaccttctgcattccaagcagGTGATCTgacactgagctacagctttcCACATTTCTTCAAAGAGATTTGAATTAAGGTCTTCTGATCCAACGTTCCTCAAATGCAGAAAAAATAGCAAACTCCAAGTGTTataaatttgttttatgtgttgaATAGTGTTTCGGGTTCTTTTGAAAATCTGGTCCGAATAATAGATTCTTAAAAattgaggaggaggggagaatacACCCAAGATTGATCCAAAAAGTATATCACCATCTGAACTATGCATTTCCTAGGTAAAAAATGAAATTTCCACTCCTAAGTAAAACTAAAAGAAGCACCTTTCCTGCAAAAACTCATTATTAGTGTTCCTCGTGAGATGTTCCAAGTGGACCATACCTATTTCATCTATAAGgattaggagtgtgtgtgtgtgtgtgtgtgtgtgtgtgtgcaatttacAGAAGAAAATCTGTAGAAGAAAATTCTGCAAATAGGGAGAACAAAATTAGTCTGCCTAttatatttatttgcatttttttcttaATGAATGTACTTTTTCTTGATgactttagaagaagaaaaatgaagaggATGGAGGCACCACAGATACTGCCACCATTTTATCAAACCAACACGAGAAAGACAGTGGCGTAGGGCGCACCGATGAAAGCACTCGGAACGACGAAAGCTCGGAGCAGGAGAACAATGCTGACGACCACACGACTTCCTCAAACACCCTGGGGAGCCAGAAGAAGCTGACCTACAGCCACGACACGCTGGGCAGCGGGGACATGCAGTTCAGCAACGAGTCGTTCATTTCCGCCGACTGCGCCGACGCCGACTTCCTCGGCATCCCGGTGGACGAGTGCGAGAGGTTCCGTGAGCTGCTGGAACTGAAGTGCCAAGTGAAGTCCACCAACCCGTACGGCCTGTACTACCACAACAGCACTCTGGATATGAGCAAGAGTGACCACGAGAGCGTGGACCGGGAGCTGGAGATGCTGAACGAGGAGCTGCGCAACATCGAGCTGGAGTGCCTCAACATCGTGAGGGCCCACAAGATGCAGCAGTTGAAGGAGCAGTACCGAGAGCCATGGATGCTGCACAACAGCGGCTTCCGCAACTACAACACAAGCATTGACGTCCGCCGGCATGAGCTCTCGGACATCACCGAACTCCCAGAGAAATCGGACAAGGACAGCTCCAGCGCTTACAATACAGGGGAAAGTTGCCGGAGCACGCCTCTCACCTTGGAGATCTCCCCCAACAATTCTCTGTGCAGGACAGCAGAAGATCTCAATTTGCAAGTCAGCGAAGGAGCAGAAGGGTCTCAGAAAAATTTGCTGTCTAGCCCAGAAAGTCATGAATATGGCACAGCTAAAGCTCACGCCAAAGATGCTGAGCAGCTGGAAATCAAAGAGAGGAAAGAGAGCGACGGAAGCAAAAGCCCAGCTCTGCCCCCCAAACCAGGCAGCTCCTACTTATCTCCCTATCACCACTCTCCATATAAACATGCGCACATCCCTGCCCATGCCCAGCACTACCAGAGCTACATGCAGTTGATACAGCAGAAGTCGGCGGTGGAGTACGCGCAGAGCCAAATGAGCttactgagcatgtgcaaagactTGAACTCTTCCAACCAGAGCGAGCCCAGGATGGAATGGAAAGTCAAAGTCAGGAGCGACGGGACCCGTTACATCACCAAGAGACCCGTGCGGGACAGGTTGCTGAGAGAGCGTGCCATAAAGATCAAGGAAGAGCGCAGTGGCATGACGACGGACGACGATGCCATCAGCGAAATGAAGATGGGCCGTTACTGGAGCAAGGAGGAGCGGAAGCAGCATGTCGTGAAAGCcaaggagcagaggaaaaggC comes from Podarcis raffonei isolate rPodRaf1 chromosome 2, rPodRaf1.pri, whole genome shotgun sequence and encodes:
- the PDZRN3 gene encoding E3 ubiquitin-protein ligase PDZRN3 isoform X2, which translates into the protein MGFELDRFSGEVDPDLKCNLCNKVLEDPLTTPCGHVFCAGCVLPWVVQQGSCPVKCRRMSAKELNHVLPLKSLILKLDIKCANRARGCGAVVKLQHLAEHAEACGYSAARCRHRGCAEVLNARDVEAHMREACAARPAGSCERGCGLALTHGERQAGSHCCLQALKAHGAALQAQLAGLEKELKKEALRAGKREKALLAQLSAAQLELQVTALRYQKKFTEYSARLDSLSRSLAASTPNKDNQDGSSTEGIFVSKIADSGPAAKEGGLQIHDRIIEVNGKDLSKATHDQAVEAFKTAKDPIVVQVLRRAPRSKIFSPSHECLLVDMGTQTDITFEHIMALTKMSSPTPPVSVLDPYLLPEEHSSGHEYYDPNDYMGGIHQEMDREELELEEVDLHRVNSQDKFGLTVCYRTDDEDDIGIYISEIDPNSIAAKDGRIREGDRIIQINGIEIQNREEAVALLTSEESKNVSLLIARPEILQLDEGWMDDDRNDFLDDLHMDMLEEQHHQAMQFTASMLQQKKKNEEDGGTTDTATILSNQHEKDSGVGRTDESTRNDESSEQENNADDHTTSSNTLGSQKKLTYSHDTLGSGDMQFSNESFISADCADADFLGIPVDECERFRELLELKCQVKSTNPYGLYYHNSTLDMSKSDHESVDRELEMLNEELRNIELECLNIVRAHKMQQLKEQYREPWMLHNSGFRNYNTSIDVRRHELSDITELPEKSDKDSSSAYNTGESCRSTPLTLEISPNNSLCRTAEDLNLQVSEGAEGSQKNLLSSPESHEYGTAKAHAKDAEQLEIKERKESDGSKSPALPPKPGSSYLSPYHHSPYKHAHIPAHAQHYQSYMQLIQQKSAVEYAQSQMSLLSMCKDLNSSNQSEPRMEWKVKVRSDGTRYITKRPVRDRLLRERAIKIKEERSGMTTDDDAISEMKMGRYWSKEERKQHVVKAKEQRKRREFMMQSRLECLKEQQGAEEKKEMNIIELSHKKMMKKRNKKIFDNWMTIQELLTHGTKSPDGTKVYNSFLSVTTV
- the PDZRN3 gene encoding E3 ubiquitin-protein ligase PDZRN3 isoform X3; translation: MGFELDRFSGEVDPDLKCNLCNKVLEDPLTTPCGHVFCAGCVLPWVVQQGSCPVKCRRMSAKELNHVLPLKSLILKLDIKCANRARGCGAVVKLQHLAEHAEACGYSAARCRHRGCAEVLNARDVEAHMREACAARPAGSCERGCGLALTHGERQAGSHCCLQALKAHGAALQAQLAGLEKELKKEALRAGKREKALLAQLSAAQLELQVTALRYQKKFTEYSARLDSLSRSLAASTPNKVNGKDLSKATHDQAVEAFKTAKDPIVVQVLRRAPRSKIFSPSHECLLVDMGTQTDITFEHIMALTKMSSPTPPVSVLDPYLLPEEHSSGHEYYDPNDYMGGIHQEMDREELELEEVDLHRVNSQDKFGLTVCYRTDDEDDIGIYISEIDPNSIAAKDGRIREGDRIIQINGIEIQNREEAVALLTSEESKNVSLLIARPEILQLDEGWMDDDRNDFLDDLHMDMLEEQHHQAMQFTASMLQQKKKNEEDGGTTDTATILSNQHEKDSGVGRTDESTRNDESSEQENNADDHTTSSNTLGSQKKLTYSHDTLGSGDMQFSNESFISADCADADFLGIPVDECERFRELLELKCQVKSTNPYGLYYHNSTLDMSKSDHESVDRELEMLNEELRNIELECLNIVRAHKMQQLKEQYREPWMLHNSGFRNYNTSIDVRRHELSDITELPEKSDKDSSSAYNTGESCRSTPLTLEISPNNSLCRTAEDLNLQVSEGAEGSQKNLLSSPESHEYGTAKAHAKDAEQLEIKERKESDGSKSPALPPKPGSSYLSPYHHSPYKHAHIPAHAQHYQSYMQLIQQKSAVEYAQSQMSLLSMCKDLNSSNQSEPRMEWKVKVRSDGTRYITKRPVRDRLLRERAIKIKEERSGMTTDDDAISEMKMGRYWSKEERKQHVVKAKEQRKRREFMMQSRLECLKEQQGAEEKKEMNIIELSHKKMMKKRNKKIFDNWMTIQELLTHGTKSPDGTKVYNSFLSVTTV
- the PDZRN3 gene encoding E3 ubiquitin-protein ligase PDZRN3 isoform X4; its protein translation is MGCSLCSLQKQEEQYKLLYEVCQVNGKDLSKATHDQAVEAFKTAKDPIVVQVLRRAPRSKIFSPSHECLLVDMGTQTDITFEHIMALTKMSSPTPPVSVLDPYLLPEEHSSGHEYYDPNDYMGGIHQEMDREELELEEVDLHRVNSQDKFGLTVCYRTDDEDDIGIYISEIDPNSIAAKDGRIREGDRIIQINGIEIQNREEAVALLTSEESKNVSLLIARPEILQLDEGWMDDDRNDFLDDLHMDMLEEQHHQAMQFTASMLQQKKKNEEDGGTTDTATILSNQHEKDSGVGRTDESTRNDESSEQENNADDHTTSSNTLGSQKKLTYSHDTLGSGDMQFSNESFISADCADADFLGIPVDECERFRELLELKCQVKSTNPYGLYYHNSTLDMSKSDHESVDRELEMLNEELRNIELECLNIVRAHKMQQLKEQYREPWMLHNSGFRNYNTSIDVRRHELSDITELPEKSDKDSSSAYNTGESCRSTPLTLEISPNNSLCRTAEDLNLQVSEGAEGSQKNLLSSPESHEYGTAKAHAKDAEQLEIKERKESDGSKSPALPPKPGSSYLSPYHHSPYKHAHIPAHAQHYQSYMQLIQQKSAVEYAQSQMSLLSMCKDLNSSNQSEPRMEWKVKVRSDGTRYITKRPVRDRLLRERAIKIKEERSGMTTDDDAISEMKMGRYWSKEERKQHVVKAKEQRKRREFMMQSRLECLKEQQGAEEKKEMNIIELSHKKMMKKRNKKIFDNWMTIQELLTHGTKSPDGTKVYNSFLSVTTV
- the PDZRN3 gene encoding E3 ubiquitin-protein ligase PDZRN3 isoform X1, which gives rise to MGFELDRFSGEVDPDLKCNLCNKVLEDPLTTPCGHVFCAGCVLPWVVQQGSCPVKCRRMSAKELNHVLPLKSLILKLDIKCANRARGCGAVVKLQHLAEHAEACGYSAARCRHRGCAEVLNARDVEAHMREACAARPAGSCERGCGLALTHGERQAGSHCCLQALKAHGAALQAQLAGLEKELKKEALRAGKREKALLAQLSAAQLELQVTALRYQKKFTEYSARLDSLSRSLAASTPNKGEETKALTLVLHRDSGSLGFNIIGGRPCMDNQDGSSTEGIFVSKIADSGPAAKEGGLQIHDRIIEVNGKDLSKATHDQAVEAFKTAKDPIVVQVLRRAPRSKIFSPSHECLLVDMGTQTDITFEHIMALTKMSSPTPPVSVLDPYLLPEEHSSGHEYYDPNDYMGGIHQEMDREELELEEVDLHRVNSQDKFGLTVCYRTDDEDDIGIYISEIDPNSIAAKDGRIREGDRIIQINGIEIQNREEAVALLTSEESKNVSLLIARPEILQLDEGWMDDDRNDFLDDLHMDMLEEQHHQAMQFTASMLQQKKKNEEDGGTTDTATILSNQHEKDSGVGRTDESTRNDESSEQENNADDHTTSSNTLGSQKKLTYSHDTLGSGDMQFSNESFISADCADADFLGIPVDECERFRELLELKCQVKSTNPYGLYYHNSTLDMSKSDHESVDRELEMLNEELRNIELECLNIVRAHKMQQLKEQYREPWMLHNSGFRNYNTSIDVRRHELSDITELPEKSDKDSSSAYNTGESCRSTPLTLEISPNNSLCRTAEDLNLQVSEGAEGSQKNLLSSPESHEYGTAKAHAKDAEQLEIKERKESDGSKSPALPPKPGSSYLSPYHHSPYKHAHIPAHAQHYQSYMQLIQQKSAVEYAQSQMSLLSMCKDLNSSNQSEPRMEWKVKVRSDGTRYITKRPVRDRLLRERAIKIKEERSGMTTDDDAISEMKMGRYWSKEERKQHVVKAKEQRKRREFMMQSRLECLKEQQGAEEKKEMNIIELSHKKMMKKRNKKIFDNWMTIQELLTHGTKSPDGTKVYNSFLSVTTV